A region of Paenibacillus thiaminolyticus DNA encodes the following proteins:
- a CDS encoding Rieske (2Fe-2S) protein codes for MTDWLLAGTWEELQEQGAKVIKGGIAVFVHADEVYAVDNRCPHMGFPLHMGSLCDGILTCHWHHARFDVCSGGTLDPWADDVPVHRVKVEQGSVWVDPRPQVASCVEKQLRRLREGMEQNLSLVIAKSVVALVESGVPAADIARVGVEFGTTYRSAGWSSGLTILAAMVNVLPKLDKYGRILALYHGLASVARDCAGQPARFLQQPLPETEQQATEHLSAWYRRCMEVRDVRGAERVLASAIASGMEPNGLMSMMMTAVTDHFYMDGGHTLDFHNKAFEILQHIGSDSAVRVLSSLVPLPARAARSEELQHWQSPVNLVDPLREAFRELEGMTWSAAETPASTGGTPQEAEEEEQQLLALLLGDQPLQTIEALTHALRTGRSPVRLAQIIALAAAERITRFHTQNEFGDWITVLHTFTHAHAVHETLRRSANVFTVRAIYYAAVTVYLDRFLNVPAARRPNGEHAEANPNSTDPGWLLKLLDRQQQVAEAGEWLAQYLRQNGDIDALFNTLGHALLREDAEFHSYQMYEAASAEYDRWDTESGPLAAQAKQTMLLALTRYLAAHSPTARELPHTARIAWRLHRGEKLFEE; via the coding sequence ATGACGGACTGGCTGCTTGCAGGAACATGGGAAGAGCTTCAGGAACAGGGAGCCAAGGTGATTAAGGGCGGCATTGCGGTGTTCGTGCATGCCGATGAAGTGTATGCCGTGGACAACCGCTGCCCGCACATGGGATTTCCGCTTCATATGGGCAGTCTCTGCGACGGCATTCTGACCTGCCACTGGCATCATGCCCGGTTCGACGTATGCAGCGGCGGCACGCTGGACCCTTGGGCTGACGATGTGCCTGTGCACCGGGTCAAGGTCGAGCAGGGAAGCGTATGGGTCGATCCGAGGCCCCAGGTCGCGAGCTGCGTGGAGAAGCAGCTTAGGCGCTTGCGGGAGGGGATGGAGCAGAACCTGTCCCTCGTGATTGCGAAGAGCGTCGTCGCGCTTGTCGAGTCGGGCGTCCCTGCGGCGGACATCGCGAGGGTGGGCGTCGAATTCGGGACGACATACCGCTCCGCCGGCTGGAGCTCGGGCCTTACCATCTTGGCGGCGATGGTGAATGTGCTGCCGAAGCTGGACAAATACGGGCGCATTCTTGCCCTATATCACGGCCTTGCCAGCGTGGCGCGGGACTGCGCCGGACAGCCGGCGCGCTTCCTGCAGCAGCCGCTGCCGGAGACGGAGCAGCAGGCGACAGAGCATCTGTCGGCCTGGTATCGGAGATGCATGGAAGTTCGCGATGTCCGCGGCGCCGAACGGGTGCTGGCCAGCGCGATTGCCAGCGGCATGGAGCCGAACGGGCTTATGTCGATGATGATGACTGCGGTTACCGATCACTTCTATATGGACGGGGGACATACGCTCGATTTCCATAACAAGGCGTTCGAAATCTTGCAGCATATCGGCAGCGATTCCGCTGTGCGCGTCCTCAGCTCGCTCGTGCCGCTGCCGGCCCGCGCTGCCCGCAGCGAGGAACTGCAGCATTGGCAATCGCCGGTCAATCTCGTCGATCCGCTGCGGGAAGCCTTCCGGGAGCTGGAGGGCATGACCTGGTCCGCCGCGGAGACGCCTGCTTCGACCGGGGGCACGCCGCAGGAGGCCGAAGAAGAGGAACAGCAGCTCCTGGCCTTGCTTCTCGGTGACCAGCCGCTTCAGACGATCGAGGCGCTCACGCATGCGCTGCGAACCGGACGCTCTCCCGTGCGGCTGGCCCAGATCATCGCTCTCGCAGCCGCGGAGCGGATCACCCGCTTCCATACCCAGAACGAGTTCGGAGATTGGATTACGGTGCTGCATACGTTCACGCACGCGCATGCCGTCCATGAGACGCTGCGTCGGAGCGCCAACGTCTTCACGGTGCGCGCCATCTATTACGCCGCCGTCACCGTATACCTGGATCGCTTCCTTAACGTTCCGGCCGCCCGCCGGCCGAACGGTGAGCACGCAGAAGCGAACCCGAATTCGACCGATCCGGGCTGGCTCCTCAAGCTGCTCGATCGGCAGCAGCAAGTGGCGGAAGCCGGCGAGTGGCTGGCCCAGTATTTGCGTCAGAATGGGGACATTGATGCCTTGTTCAACACGCTCGGCCACGCCCTGTTAAGGGAGGACGCGGAATTCCATTCGTACCAGATGTACGAGGCGGCGAGCGCGGAGTATGACCGCTGGGACACCGAGAGCGGACCGCTGGCTGCACAGGCGAAGCAGACGATGCTGCTTGCATTGACGCGTTATTTGGCCGCCCATTCGCCGACAGCGCGGGAGCTGCCGCATACGGCGCGCATCGCCTGGCGACTGCATCGGGGAGAGAAGCTGTTCGAGGAATAA
- a CDS encoding metallophosphoesterase family protein produces MERMLVISDIHGELEKFERLLEMACYDVNRDQLLLLGDYIDRGPHSREVLAKVRELQQLGAIVLMGNHEKMMLDAYRNEEKAVERWFRNGAKQTLLSYGYAEEEAEGQPAAIRWTDELLDAISFVDKLPYYYETDDYIFVHAGVEPGIPLADCDPHKLVWIRGEFHKGYSGPKTVIFGHSPTKLLHDSDEVYFGTNSIIGIDGGCVYGGRLNCLELPSRHIYYIE; encoded by the coding sequence ATGGAGCGAATGCTTGTCATTAGCGATATTCATGGAGAATTGGAAAAGTTCGAGCGTTTGCTGGAGATGGCCTGCTATGACGTGAATCGCGATCAGCTTTTGCTGCTGGGCGATTATATTGACCGTGGCCCGCATTCAAGAGAAGTGCTCGCTAAGGTGCGGGAGCTGCAGCAGTTGGGGGCCATCGTCCTGATGGGCAATCATGAGAAAATGATGCTCGACGCGTACCGCAATGAGGAAAAGGCGGTCGAGCGCTGGTTCCGCAACGGGGCGAAGCAGACGCTGCTGAGCTACGGCTATGCGGAGGAAGAAGCAGAGGGGCAGCCGGCAGCTATCCGCTGGACCGATGAATTGCTGGATGCCATCTCATTCGTGGACAAGCTGCCCTACTATTATGAGACGGATGATTATATATTCGTCCATGCGGGAGTGGAGCCGGGGATACCGTTGGCGGATTGCGATCCGCATAAGCTGGTCTGGATACGCGGGGAATTTCATAAGGGCTACAGCGGCCCGAAGACGGTCATATTCGGTCATTCCCCCACGAAGTTGCTGCATGATTCGGACGAGGTTTATTTTGGAACCAATTCGATTATCGGCATCGACGGCGGCTGCGTATACGGTGGAAGGCTCAACTGCCTGGAGCTGCCATCCCGGCATATTTATTATATCGAGTAA
- a CDS encoding aspartyl-phosphate phosphatase Spo0E family protein yields the protein MEDVNKGGSCRMAERGALLHRNELSAPGGEWMMSRLEPEVEETDLQDLMCKIEQIRARMVHLAMENNDLLNERAIRESQRLDKYIVLFQKARYRNGSKQQRVGVLLHQ from the coding sequence ATGGAAGACGTGAATAAGGGCGGTTCCTGCAGAATGGCGGAACGGGGAGCGCTCCTTCATCGAAATGAGCTGTCGGCTCCTGGCGGAGAATGGATGATGAGCAGGCTGGAGCCGGAAGTGGAAGAGACGGATTTACAAGATCTGATGTGCAAAATCGAACAGATCCGAGCGCGAATGGTCCATCTGGCGATGGAAAATAATGATCTGCTGAATGAAAGGGCAATCCGGGAAAGTCAGCGGCTTGACAAATACATTGTGCTCTTCCAGAAGGCGAGATACCGGAACGGCAGCAAGCAGCAACGGGTCGGTGTGCTGCTTCACCAATAA
- a CDS encoding SLC13 family permease: protein MNSDIIITLIILAAAAILFMTGKIRSDLVAICSLILLVLLGILTPNEALSGFSNSVVIMMIGLFIVGGGIFQTGLAKLASGKMLQLAGGSETRLLITVILATSLIGAFVSNTGTVAVMLPIVVSMAASANISPGRLLMPIAFASSMGGMLTLIGTPPNLVISETLAQAGFDELSFFSFTPIGIVCLLIGTGLLLLLSRLLPKEQGEGRGKRNARSLHELARQYQLSQNLYRVQAGDEATIVSRSLQELDIPNQYQVHIIEIRRRTSNKNPFFKTINQEIAGPATVIHDKDILYVYGPFHRVQAFAEACGLHLLDHRAAEIEQAAEPNTERYASDQIGIAEVLLPPNSPLLNLQVKQSGFREKYQLNILAIQRKGEYLLHQLKDEKIRFGDALLVQGTWKSIARLSREESDVVVVGQPLETAAAMPMNHKAPLAAGIMLFMIALLILEIFPAVISVMIAAVLMVATGCLRGMESAYKTINWESIVLIGGMIPMSIAIEKTGAAALLSQKLVLTLGNIGPFALLAGIYFTTSILTLFISNTACAVLVAPIAMTAAMQLGVNPHPYLFAVAIAASMCFAVPFSTPPNALVMSAGKYSFMDYIRVGLPLQLLLGIAMVALLPLFFPF, encoded by the coding sequence ATGAATTCAGACATCATTATTACGCTTATTATATTGGCCGCTGCAGCGATTCTCTTCATGACAGGGAAGATCCGATCGGATCTGGTCGCCATCTGTTCCCTAATCCTGCTCGTCCTGCTTGGAATATTGACGCCGAACGAAGCGTTGTCCGGCTTCTCTAATTCCGTCGTCATCATGATGATCGGCTTGTTCATCGTCGGAGGCGGGATCTTCCAGACCGGGCTCGCCAAGCTGGCCAGCGGCAAGATGCTTCAGCTCGCGGGCGGCAGCGAGACGCGTCTGTTGATTACCGTTATCCTGGCCACGTCGCTAATCGGCGCCTTCGTCAGCAATACCGGCACCGTCGCCGTCATGCTGCCCATCGTCGTCAGCATGGCCGCCAGTGCCAATATCAGCCCGGGACGCCTGTTGATGCCGATCGCGTTCGCCAGCAGCATGGGCGGCATGCTGACTCTAATCGGGACGCCGCCCAACCTGGTCATCAGCGAGACGCTCGCCCAGGCGGGGTTCGATGAGCTGTCCTTCTTCTCCTTCACCCCGATCGGGATCGTCTGCCTCCTGATCGGCACCGGTCTTCTGCTGCTTCTGAGCAGGCTGCTTCCGAAGGAACAAGGCGAAGGGCGCGGCAAGCGGAACGCGCGATCGCTGCACGAGCTTGCCCGGCAGTACCAGTTGTCCCAGAACCTGTACCGCGTGCAGGCCGGCGACGAAGCGACGATTGTATCCCGATCGCTGCAGGAGCTGGATATTCCGAACCAATATCAGGTTCATATTATCGAGATTCGCCGCCGGACATCGAACAAGAACCCGTTCTTCAAGACGATCAATCAAGAGATTGCCGGTCCGGCGACCGTCATCCATGACAAAGATATTCTGTATGTATATGGACCGTTCCACCGCGTGCAAGCATTCGCCGAGGCGTGCGGGCTTCATCTGCTTGACCATCGGGCCGCCGAGATCGAGCAAGCTGCCGAACCGAATACCGAGCGGTACGCTTCGGATCAGATCGGCATCGCCGAGGTGCTGCTGCCGCCCAATTCCCCGCTGCTTAATCTGCAGGTGAAGCAGTCGGGATTCCGCGAGAAATACCAGCTCAATATATTGGCGATTCAGCGCAAAGGAGAGTATTTGCTGCATCAGCTCAAGGACGAGAAAATCCGGTTCGGCGATGCCCTGCTCGTTCAGGGGACATGGAAAAGCATCGCTCGGCTGTCAAGGGAGGAGTCGGATGTGGTCGTCGTCGGCCAGCCGCTGGAGACGGCAGCTGCGATGCCTATGAACCATAAAGCGCCGCTCGCGGCCGGCATCATGCTCTTCATGATCGCGCTGCTCATTCTGGAGATATTCCCGGCCGTCATCTCCGTCATGATCGCAGCCGTCCTGATGGTAGCCACGGGATGTCTTCGCGGAATGGAATCCGCCTACAAGACGATTAACTGGGAGAGCATCGTCCTGATTGGCGGCATGATTCCGATGTCCATCGCGATCGAGAAGACAGGCGCGGCAGCCCTGCTCTCGCAGAAGCTCGTGCTGACCCTCGGGAATATCGGGCCGTTCGCCTTGCTCGCCGGCATCTATTTTACGACGTCGATCCTGACGCTCTTCATCAGCAATACCGCATGCGCTGTCCTGGTCGCGCCGATCGCGATGACCGCTGCGATGCAGTTGGGCGTCAATCCGCATCCGTATCTGTTCGCCGTCGCGATTGCCGCCAGCATGTGCTTCGCCGTCCCGTTCTCGACCCCGCCCAACGCGTTGGTCATGTCGGCCGGCAAATATTCCTTCATGGACTATATCCGGGTGGGATTGCCGCTTCAGTTGCTGCTTGGCATTGCCATGGTAGCGCTGCTGCCGCTCTTTTTTCCGTTTTGA
- a CDS encoding DMT family transporter, with product MHWVYLFFAIVLEIAGTVSMKLSQGFTKLWPSVFMIVFYILAFSSLNLSLKQVPVSVAYAIWSGLGTAAIAVIGYLVFQESMTLLKGVSILLIILGVIGLNVGGQEKPAGNAVHEDSQAAVHSGSAFVGDRARTGE from the coding sequence ATGCATTGGGTATATTTGTTCTTCGCCATTGTGCTCGAAATAGCCGGCACGGTATCGATGAAGCTGTCGCAAGGATTTACGAAGCTATGGCCTTCCGTGTTCATGATTGTCTTTTATATTTTGGCGTTCTCGAGCTTGAACTTATCGTTGAAGCAGGTGCCGGTCAGCGTCGCCTACGCGATCTGGTCGGGTCTCGGAACGGCCGCGATCGCGGTCATTGGATATCTGGTGTTCCAGGAGTCGATGACGCTGCTCAAAGGCGTCTCGATTCTGCTCATTATTTTGGGCGTCATTGGGCTCAATGTGGGCGGGCAGGAGAAGCCGGCCGGCAACGCGGTCCACGAAGACAGCCAGGCTGCGGTCCATTCAGGCTCCGCCTTCGTCGGAGATCGCGCCCGGACAGGAGAATAA
- a CDS encoding helix-turn-helix domain-containing protein: MSMAGQYRALRSEIDKKIKEKGYTLLKVSELSGVNQGHLSMVLNGNPPRPMTVEQLDKLAAAFGEEPGWLYDLYYEECFKSGNGKLRSGEERLSNKRVRSYLVRCAELDRLDYIESIIAKMLDTPRVALALLYDVAEELYAKGQVQAAVPFYQYVIENEKDNFAERLIMSHYRMFRASIGRDAQKNWEAVIAFSPYRKRLQEHLQLEALHYLGNVCYSLYQWRRAEQYADELRELATTVYQYMSRERKKGNDPKLSPSEFPLVAYYGEGYLMKGNVLERCKRYTEALQYVQGYENLDWFEVVDEAGLAFIEKFKLWARGNLYTLEVSRGNENAVDPYADYLAEHPAELLPGLNPILMSASEYGFCVDHVLDRFSKQICQLKDSGSIIYIERLLNFLYNYATYEFMRQRFDRGIDGILRCVKLSFLNNQPGSAYRSMMLFEKYRQYASEQQRKLYHSITDGSKTLHMYNHGAGLEV; the protein is encoded by the coding sequence ATGTCTATGGCTGGGCAATACAGAGCTTTGCGGTCGGAGATCGACAAGAAGATTAAGGAGAAGGGATATACGCTCCTGAAGGTAAGCGAATTGTCAGGCGTTAATCAAGGGCATCTCAGCATGGTGCTGAATGGGAATCCGCCACGTCCGATGACGGTGGAGCAGTTGGACAAGCTGGCTGCCGCTTTCGGAGAAGAGCCGGGCTGGCTATACGACTTATATTACGAGGAATGCTTCAAGAGTGGGAACGGGAAGCTGCGAAGCGGCGAGGAGCGGCTGTCGAACAAGCGCGTGCGCTCCTATCTGGTCCGCTGCGCCGAGTTGGACCGCCTCGATTACATTGAGAGTATCATAGCGAAGATGCTGGACACGCCACGGGTTGCATTGGCGTTGCTGTACGATGTCGCGGAGGAACTGTATGCGAAGGGTCAGGTGCAGGCGGCTGTGCCTTTCTATCAATATGTGATAGAGAACGAGAAGGACAATTTTGCGGAGCGGCTCATTATGAGCCACTACCGGATGTTCCGGGCGTCGATCGGCCGGGATGCGCAGAAGAACTGGGAAGCGGTCATCGCCTTCTCTCCTTATCGGAAGCGGCTGCAGGAGCATCTCCAGCTTGAAGCGCTGCATTATTTGGGCAATGTATGCTACAGCTTATATCAATGGAGGCGAGCGGAACAGTACGCAGATGAGCTGCGCGAGCTGGCAACGACAGTATATCAATATATGAGTCGAGAGCGGAAGAAGGGGAATGACCCGAAGCTGTCTCCATCCGAATTCCCGCTGGTGGCCTATTATGGCGAAGGATATTTGATGAAGGGAAATGTGCTGGAGAGATGCAAGAGGTACACCGAGGCGCTGCAATATGTACAAGGCTATGAGAATTTGGATTGGTTTGAAGTGGTGGATGAAGCGGGACTTGCATTTATAGAGAAGTTCAAGCTGTGGGCACGAGGCAATTTGTACACGCTTGAAGTAAGCAGGGGCAACGAGAATGCCGTTGACCCATATGCGGATTATTTGGCCGAGCATCCGGCAGAATTGCTGCCGGGATTGAACCCGATACTGATGTCCGCTTCGGAGTATGGATTTTGTGTTGATCATGTTTTGGACAGATTTTCGAAGCAGATTTGTCAGCTTAAGGATAGCGGGAGCATCATTTACATAGAGCGGCTTCTTAACTTTCTGTACAACTACGCCACATATGAGTTCATGAGACAACGATTCGACAGGGGGATAGATGGAATCCTGCGGTGTGTGAAGCTATCGTTCCTTAACAATCAGCCAGGCTCTGCCTATCGAAGCATGATGTTATTTGAAAAATATCGGCAATATGCATCAGAACAGCAACGGAAACTCTATCATTCGATAACAGACGGCTCGAAAACCTTGCATATGTACAATCACGGAGCGGGACTTGAAGTGTAA